Proteins encoded in a region of the Ruegeria sp. AD91A genome:
- a CDS encoding DUF2059 domain-containing protein, whose amino-acid sequence MTQFVRRFAFWFLAPLFALVLIPLELSAANRDRIEAFLTTTGFDVALESIALSSRSAPQMLGIDPEGFGSDWARLADEVFEVGAMHETAVSILEQTLSDEALTHAVDFYASDLGQRLVEAENASHMLEDDEAKQLEGQMIISDLIKDGSERVESFKRMNNAIDSTGTAVRALQEIQVRFLLAASASGVIELQLDADELRALMKRNEAGMRQSLQLSSLAGAAYTYQDFSDADVVTYVEALEQPLMQEVYELLNAIQYEIMAMRFEVLAARMAELHPAQDI is encoded by the coding sequence ATGACACAGTTTGTACGCCGCTTTGCCTTTTGGTTTCTGGCCCCGCTTTTTGCGCTTGTACTTATCCCATTGGAACTTTCCGCTGCCAACCGGGACCGGATTGAGGCTTTTCTGACGACAACCGGGTTTGACGTAGCGTTGGAAAGCATCGCGCTGAGCTCGAGGTCCGCCCCTCAGATGCTGGGGATCGACCCTGAGGGATTTGGCTCGGACTGGGCCCGTCTGGCAGACGAAGTCTTTGAGGTCGGCGCCATGCACGAGACCGCAGTTTCCATCCTGGAACAAACTCTGAGTGATGAAGCCCTGACGCATGCGGTTGACTTTTATGCATCCGACCTGGGGCAGCGCCTGGTAGAGGCCGAAAACGCCTCGCATATGCTTGAGGACGATGAAGCCAAACAGTTGGAAGGGCAAATGATCATCTCGGACCTGATCAAGGACGGATCGGAACGGGTCGAAAGTTTCAAGCGCATGAACAATGCCATCGATTCGACCGGCACCGCGGTGCGGGCCTTGCAAGAGATTCAGGTGCGTTTCCTTCTGGCAGCCAGCGCATCAGGTGTCATCGAGCTGCAACTGGATGCGGATGAATTGCGTGCGCTGATGAAGCGGAACGAAGCCGGTATGCGCCAGTCTCTCCAACTGTCCAGCCTTGCAGGGGCAGCTTACACCTATCAGGATTTTTCTGATGCGGATGTCGTTACCTATGTCGAAGCATTGGAACAACCCTTGATGCAGGAAGTGTATGAATTGCTGAACGCGATCCAGTACGAAATCATGGCCATGCGGTTCGAAGTTCTTGCGGCCCGAATGGCCGAATTGCATCCTGCACAGGATATTTGA
- a CDS encoding 50S ribosomal protein L21, which yields MFAVLKTGGKQYKVQAGDMLRVEKLAADAGEKVQFNDVLMLGGDAPVVGAPFVEGAGVQAEVIEQVKGDKVIKFVKRRRKHSSKRTVGHRQKLTLVKITDILASGADKSGIKAATGSAPAGDSAPAAKPVKKAEAKADTPSAAADDLTALTGVGPAAAKKLNEAGIESFAALAALSDEQIAAIETVKVKPEWVEQAKELAKG from the coding sequence ATGTTTGCGGTCCTCAAGACTGGCGGCAAGCAGTACAAGGTTCAGGCGGGCGATATGCTCCGCGTTGAAAAACTGGCTGCCGACGCAGGAGAAAAAGTTCAATTCAACGATGTTCTGATGCTGGGCGGTGACGCTCCGGTTGTTGGCGCACCTTTCGTTGAAGGCGCAGGCGTACAGGCCGAAGTGATCGAACAGGTCAAAGGTGACAAGGTCATCAAGTTCGTCAAGCGCCGTCGTAAGCACAGCTCGAAGCGTACCGTTGGCCACCGTCAGAAACTGACTCTGGTCAAGATCACCGACATTCTTGCGTCGGGCGCTGACAAGTCGGGCATCAAGGCTGCAACCGGATCCGCTCCGGCAGGCGACTCTGCTCCGGCGGCAAAGCCTGTAAAGAAAGCTGAAGCCAAAGCCGATACACCCTCTGCTGCTGCGGACGATCTGACCGCGCTGACTGGCGTCGGCCCAGCCGCTGCCAAGAAGCTGAACGAGGCCGGTATCGAAAGCTTTGCAGCTCTGGCCGCCTTGTCGGACGAGCAGATTGCTGCTATCGAAACGGTCAAAGTGAAGCCCGAATGGGTTGAGCAGGCCAAAGAACTGGCCAAAGGCTAA
- the rpmA gene encoding 50S ribosomal protein L27 → MAHKKAGGSSRNGRDSAGRRLGVKLYGGQAAIAGNIIVRQRGTKFWPGEGVGMGKDHTIFATTDGAVKFHKGLKNRTFISVLPVAEAAE, encoded by the coding sequence ATGGCACATAAAAAAGCTGGCGGTTCCTCCCGTAACGGTCGCGACTCAGCTGGTCGTCGCCTTGGCGTAAAACTGTATGGTGGCCAGGCCGCTATCGCAGGTAACATCATCGTGCGTCAGCGCGGCACCAAGTTCTGGCCGGGCGAAGGCGTAGGTATGGGCAAGGATCACACCATCTTTGCAACCACCGATGGCGCCGTTAAGTTCCATAAAGGACTTAAAAACCGCACCTTCATTTCGGTCCTGCCAGTGGCGGAGGCCGCAGAGTAA
- a CDS encoding DUF2059 domain-containing protein: MRRVFLAIVVVLWGVPLQADQKVDRLAQAMHLSHVMEILVQEGQVHREELDETLLDKTGGAFFEAQVRDIYDPDWMQKQLTDAFEAGLSDAQLDQAILFFESDLGQTIVALENSARQAMSDQAIEDMAREAYDSVKRNTTRFELVDEYIQANDLIDKNVQGALSSDYNFFRGLDVDAQGDDQELLAELLSQKKSRAAETEAWLYSFLLMAYRPLDETQMRENIAFSRTETGRALNEALFDGFDRMFNDISFRMGRAVAQTLRASDL; encoded by the coding sequence ATGCGCCGCGTTTTTTTGGCGATTGTAGTTGTTCTGTGGGGTGTACCCTTGCAGGCCGATCAAAAGGTTGACCGGTTGGCGCAGGCCATGCACCTGTCGCATGTGATGGAAATTCTCGTACAGGAAGGGCAGGTGCACCGCGAGGAACTTGACGAAACGTTGTTGGACAAGACTGGCGGCGCGTTCTTTGAAGCGCAGGTCAGGGACATTTACGATCCGGATTGGATGCAAAAACAACTGACGGATGCGTTTGAAGCAGGTTTGTCTGATGCGCAGCTTGATCAGGCGATCTTGTTTTTCGAAAGCGATCTCGGTCAGACGATTGTGGCGCTGGAAAACTCGGCCCGGCAGGCGATGTCAGACCAGGCCATAGAGGACATGGCCCGTGAAGCATACGATTCCGTCAAACGAAACACGACTCGCTTTGAGTTGGTCGATGAGTACATTCAGGCAAATGACCTTATCGACAAGAACGTTCAGGGGGCTCTGAGTTCAGACTACAACTTCTTTCGGGGTCTCGATGTTGACGCGCAAGGCGACGATCAGGAATTGCTGGCCGAGCTTCTTTCCCAGAAAAAGAGCCGCGCCGCCGAAACCGAGGCGTGGCTGTATTCTTTTCTGCTGATGGCCTACCGGCCTTTGGACGAGACCCAGATGCGCGAGAATATCGCGTTTTCCAGAACCGAAACGGGTCGCGCCCTGAATGAAGCGTTGTTCGACGGTTTTGACCGCATGTTCAACGACATCTCGTTCCGGATGGGGCGGGCGGTTGCTCAGACGCTCAGAGCGTCTGATCTTTGA